Genomic window (Cellulosilyticum lentocellum DSM 5427):
CATAATTTATCACAACCTCTCCTAAAACTGGAACGTTCTCTGCAGATATTACCACGTTATTTTCTGTACTATTTATGGTGGTTGTCCCAACATCTAGTACACCATCTACATTAAGTGTCCTAGAATCAATATGGGCCAGCCTTACAGTGAGTGTATCATTTTTCTCCCATTCCTCACGAATGGTACGGATATAATTACCAATAGTTTCTTTAATAGCTAACGTTACTACTTCTTGAGAATATCCATTTGCTAATATTACGGTAATGCCTACATCTATAGTTGTTGTTCCCGCTCCAATTACAGTTACTGTATGACCTATAGGAGCTATACCTAAGCCATTTTCACTATTATCTGGAGTAACTTCATCCTTAACATAAGCAATCAGTGTAGAAGTCGGAATATTATATTCTGAATCCAATAGTACTAATTTAACGGTACCTTCACCATTCCACACTGGAAAGACCTTCACGCTTCCTACACCATCTAATGCCTTTATCTTTCTCTTATAATCAGCCATATTACCTCCAAATGCTGGTTCTCTAACATATTCAAAGTAGCGTTCCTTCAGCTGATTATCTGTTTCCTCTTCTTCTCCTGGAATAAGAACATCTTCAAGCTCAGCACTTGCCAATCCTTCTATATAATCAACTGGTATAAGCTTACCAAAAGAGGTGTTGCCAATCGTTCCTGCTGTTTCACATCTTAGTTGAAATATCCCTTCTCCTATCTTTTCTATAACCGAATAAGCTAAAGTATCAATGGTGTATCTGCTTCCTATTGGTACATTAAAAGGATTATTGCTTCCATTTTTAAAACTAGCTTTACGTACTGCATATGTAGCTGCTTGCCTGTCTACTCCAAATTGACTACATAATCTAGTTAAATAGCTTTCTGCAGATGTATCTACAAACACTAAATCCAAGTAACCTTCTAGTTCTATGTATGCTTGAACTAATTCAGCTGCTGCAGGTGCTAACGCATCATATATAATACTTCCTTCTCTTTTATCTACAGTATCAGGTACTCTATCAAGCATCCTTTGTAATAAAGCATTAAAAGTAATTACTTCACTCATCCTATTTTCACCGTCTTTTCTATCTCAATTTCTCCTTCTGTTGTAGTAGCTCTAAATTTAACAAGTACATTCCCTTTGCTATAACTAAATTCAAAACTATCAAGACTTTCTATTCTGTCATCTTGTAACAATGCCTCGGTTATACGTCTCTTAATCTCTGGATAGCAATAGGTAATAGGTTTTCCAAAGAGATCTGCTAATTCAACCCCATAGTTCCAGCTATAAATTAAGTATTGATATCTTTCTGTATTAACAATGTGATAGATAGCTTGTTTCATTGCTTCTATCCCATCTATATAATTCCCCATCTTGTCCTTATCTAGCTTTATCTC
Coding sequences:
- a CDS encoding DUF2634 domain-containing protein, which gives rise to MIPNVDDDLLADIEIIEQPSLTYEIKLDKDKMGNYIDGIEAMKQAIYHIVNTERYQYLIYSWNYGVELADLFGKPITYCYPEIKRRITEALLQDDRIESLDSFEFSYSKGNVLVKFRATTTEGEIEIEKTVKIG
- a CDS encoding baseplate J/gp47 family protein, which translates into the protein MSEVITFNALLQRMLDRVPDTVDKREGSIIYDALAPAAAELVQAYIELEGYLDLVFVDTSAESYLTRLCSQFGVDRQAATYAVRKASFKNGSNNPFNVPIGSRYTIDTLAYSVIEKIGEGIFQLRCETAGTIGNTSFGKLIPVDYIEGLASAELEDVLIPGEEEETDNQLKERYFEYVREPAFGGNMADYKRKIKALDGVGSVKVFPVWNGEGTVKLVLLDSEYNIPTSTLIAYVKDEVTPDNSENGLGIAPIGHTVTVIGAGTTTIDVGITVILANGYSQEVVTLAIKETIGNYIRTIREEWEKNDTLTVRLAHIDSRTLNVDGVLDVGTTTINSTENNVVISAENVPVLGEVVINYA